From Nocardioides faecalis:
GACACCCACGCCGACGCCGACGCCGGCCGCCCCACCGTCGTGTTCACCACCCCCTCCGGCGAGCCGTTCGACCAGGCGCTGGCCGCCGAGCTCGCCACCCGCGAGCACCTCGTCTTCGCCTGCGGGCGCTACGAGGGCATCGACCAGCGCGTCATCGACCACGCCCGTGAGCGGGCCGAGGTCCGCGAGATCAGCCTCGGCGACTACGTGCTCAACGGGGGAGAGGTGGCGGCGCTGGCCATCACCGAGGCCGTCGTGCGGCTGCTGCCCGGCTTCATGGGCAACGCCGAGTCGCTGGTGGAGGAGTCGCACTCGGCCGAGACCGGCGGGCTGCTGGAGTACCCCGTCTACACCAAGCCGCCCACCTGGCGCGGTCGTGAGGTGCCCGAGGTGCTGCGCTCCGGCGACCACGGCAAGGTCGCCCGCTGGCGCCACGAGCAGGCGGTACGACGCACCGCCGAGCGCCGTCCGGACCTGCTGGCGCCCTCGGTGCTCGACGACGGCACCCCGATCGTGCGCGCGGTGCCGGCCGACGCCGCCGAGCTGCTGGTCCTGCAGCGCGCGTGCTGGGTGCAGGAGGCGCTGGCCAACGACAGCCTCGACATCCCGGCCCTGCACGAGTCGCTCGACGACGTGCGGGCGTGGCTGACCGAGTGGGACACCTGGGTGGTGCGCCGCGCCGGGCGGCTGGTCGCGGCGGTCCGCGGCCGGCTGGAGGGTGAGGACACCTGGGACATCGGGCGGATCATGGTCGCCCCCGACCTGCAGGGCTCCGGCCTCGGGCGGGTCCTGCTCGAGCACATCCAGCAGGTAGCGCCGGCGTCGGTGACGTCGTACGTGCTGTTCACCGGGGCCGGCAGCGTGCGCAACCAGCGGATGTACAGGAAGGCCGGCTTCCGGCTGCGCCCGAACCTGCCGGCCCCGGCGGGCGCCGTGGTGCTGACCAAGACTGTTCACCGACCCGATACACGACGCACGAACCTGTAACAAGGAAGAAACCTCGACCGAGATTCGGCGAAACGAGCGGTCGTCAGGATCGGCACCAGACGCGGCCAGCAATGTTGCCCGGCCCGCCGGCCCACTCCCGAGTCTCAGTGAGGAAACCGCATGTCCGTCGATCTCTCATGGCAGTTGATCTGTGCTGCCCTAGTGCTGTTCATGACGCCTGGACTGGCGTTCTTCTACGGCGGCCTGGTGAAGCAGAAGTCCGTCGTCTCCATGATGATGCTGAGCTTCGGCTCGATCGCCGTCGTGGCACTGCTCTACGTCCTGATCGGTGGCACGGGCATCACCGACGGCACGACCGGTGGCTGGAAGCTCTTCGGCAACCCCTTCGCGGACCCCGGCATGAGCGACCTCATGACCGGTGTCGGCGGCGGCGAGGCGGAGAACGCCTTCGGCGCCCACGCGTTCCTGGTGGCCTTCTGCATCATCACCGTCGCGCTGGTCTCCGGTGCGGTCGCCGACCGCGCCCGGTTCTGGCCGTGGATGCTGTTCGCGGCACTGTTCACCATCTTCGTGGTGTTCCCGAGCTTCCGCTGGATCTGGGGCCTCGACAGCAACGGTGACGCCAACGGCTGGCTGGCCACCGACGTCTGGGGCCTCGGCGTCGGTGCCCTCGACTGGGCCGGCGGCACCGTGATCCACCAGTCCGCCGGCGCGGCTGCGCTCGCTCTCGCCCTGGTCCTCGGCCAGCGCAAGGTCGGCTTCTCCAAGGAGGAGTCGCAGCCCCACAACGTGCCGCTCGTCCTGATCGGTGCCGCGATCCTGTGGTTCGGCTGGTACGGCTTCAACACCGGCGTCTACGGCGCTGACGAGGGCCAGACCTCGCTGATCTTCTTCAACACCCTGATCGCCCCGGCCGCCGCGCTCCTCGGCTGGATCGTCGTGGAGTCCATCAGGGAGGGCAAGGCCACCGCCGTCGGCGCCGCCTCCGGCATCGTCACCGGCCTGGTCGCCATCACCCCGGCCTGCGCCTTCCTGACCCCCGTCTGGGCCCTGGTGCTCGGCCTGGTCGCCGGTGCCGTCTGCGCCCTGGCCGTCGACCTGAAGTTCAAGCTCGGCTTCGACGACACCCTCGACGTGGTGGGCATCCACCTCGTGGCCGGTTTCATCGGCTGCCTGTGGGTGGGCATCTTCGGCGCCGAGGCGCTGACCGGTGGCAGCCTGGTGTTCGGCGGCGAGATCAAGCTGTTCCTCGCTCAGCTGCTCTCCTCGCTCACCGTGATCGCCTTCTCGTTCATCGTCTCCTTCGTCTTCGCCACGATCATCCAGAAGACGATCGGCTTCCGGGCCAAGGAGGAGGACGAGGTCGCCGGCATCGACCTGGTGCTGCACGGCAGCGGCTACGCGCTCAACTGATCACTCCTCGCCACAGCAGGCCCGTCCCGGACTCCGGGGCGGGCCTGCTCGCGTCTGTGGCGGACGGGGAGGGCCGGCCGGGCGGCTCGGTCAGCCCGGCGCTCGGCGGTCAGTCACGCAGCCGGCGCGCGGAGTCCTGGATCCGGGTGCTCAGCTCCTCCACCTCGTGCAGCACGTCGGTGGCCAGCCACACCGGCGCCTTGCGGGTGCGTCGTACCCGGGTGAGGATCTTCGCGGCGGCGACGGTCTCGATCGCCTCCTCTGCCTCGTCGGCCCCCAGGCCGACGGACCGCTCGACCAGCTCCACGTTGAGGATCGGCTGCTCGGTGAGCAGGTCGAGCAGCCGGAACACCGCGCTGCCGGGCCGGGCCTCGGGCAGCGCGCCGCCCCAGCGCTCCCGGGTGGCGAGCAGGTTGGTGGCCGCGGTCCACGACTCCGCGGTGGCGATGCGGATGGCGGTGGCCATCATCGCCACGATCGTGCTGGCGTTGCCGGCGCGGTAGTCGTTGAGTGCTGCGAAGTAGGAGTCGCGGTGCGTGACCAGGGCGGAGGCGATCGGCACGGTCAGGTGCCGCGTGGAGCGACGGCGGCGCAGGATGGCGTGGATCAGGGTCCGCCCGATCCGGCCGTTGCCGTCGATGAACGGGTGGATCGACTCGAACTGGGCGTGCGCGATCGCCGCCTGGACCACCGGCGGCAGGTCGTCGCGGTTGCAGAAGGCGAAGAGGTCGTCCAGGTAGTCCGGCACGGTCTCCGGCGGGGGAGGCACGTGCAGCGCGTCGCGGGGGGAGTAGTCGCTGCCGCCGACCCAGTTCTGGGTGGTGCGGAAGCGTCCCGCGCGGTGCGCCTCGTCGGGGTTGGTGCGGAACAGGTCGTGGTGGGCGCGCAGCATCGCCTCCGCGCTCACCTTCCGCGTGGTGTCCGCCTCCCGGATCATCCGGGACAGCGCGGCGGTGGCCGAGGCCATCGAGGTGGCCGAGGCGTTCGCGCCGGACCCGAGCAGCGCCCGGCCGTAGTCGGCGAGGCTGGCGTCGACGTTCTCGATCTTCGAGGAGTCCACCGACTCCGTGCGCAGCTGCAGGTGGTTGAGCGCCTTGAGGGTGCGGCCGTGCACCAGGTCGAGGTGGCTCAGGTCGCCGACGCTGGCCGTGGTCATCGCCCGCAACGGACGGTCCATCGGGTACTCACGCTCCGCGATGTACGGCGGCCGCGACACCGTCACCTCGCGGACCAGCCGGTCCACGCGCGGGCCGCGCGTCGTACGCTGGCGCCACCAACGCACCTCGGCCGTGTGCGGCGCCCAGTCGCGCAGGGGCGGGACGTCGCTCATGGGTCCATCCTTCACCGTGGCGCGCACCCGCCGCGCCCGGTCCTGGATTTTCGTCGCGCGTGCCTGCTGTGGGAGGATCACGGGTCGGTGCTGCGGCCGCTTCTGCCACAGGGGAATCGTCGCCCGCGCACCGAGATCGATCCCACCCCCCTAGTTCCGCGGCTGACCTGTGGCATTCGCGAGGAGACACCATGAGCAAGCCCAGCCCCGCCCTGGTCACCGAGCTCGGCAACGCTGCCAAGCGTGACGACGTCCCCGACTTCCGCGCCGGTGACACCATCAAGGTCCACGTCAAGGTCGTCGAGGGCAACCGCTCCCGCGTGCAGATCTTCCAGGGCGTCGTGATCCGCGTGCACGGCTCCGGTGTCGGCCGCACCTTCACCGTCCGCAAGGTCTCCTTCGGCGTCGGCGTGGAGCGCACCTTCCCGCTGCACTCCCCGATCTTCGAGAAGATCGAGATCGTCACCCGCGGTGACGTGCGCCGCGCGAAGCTGTACTACCTGCGCAACCTGCGCGGCAAGGCCGCCAAGATCAAGGAGCGCCGCGAGGCCTGATCCGCCGCTCCCCGAAGGCCCGACCGGTTCCCGGTCGGGCCTTCGTGCTTCCCGGGTGGAGGCCCCGCCTAGACTCGCTCCCTGTGACCCACCACGACGCCGACGACGACGCCGGGATCCCGGCCGGCGATCCGGCCGGTGGACCGGGCAGGAGCAGTGGGTCGGACGGTTCGGGCAGCGGGTCGGAGCCCGTCGAGAAGGCGGCGTCGGGACGGCCCGGGCGCAAGGCCAAGGAGCGCAAGCACCTGCCGGTGTGGCAGGAGAGCCTGCTGCTGCTGGCGGTCGCGCTGGCGCTGGCCGTGCTGATCAAGGCGCTGTTCGTGCAGGCCTTCTACATCCCCTCGGAGTCCATGGAGCCGGGCCTCGTCAAGGACGACCGGATCCTGGTGGAGAAGGTGTCCTACTGGTTCGGCAAGACACCGGAGCGCGGCGACGTCGTCGTCTTCGAGGACCCCGGGCAGTGGCTCGGTCCCGCCGACCTCGACGCGCCGACGGGGATCGCCAACCTGCTGTCCAAGGTCGGTCTCTACCCGACCGGCGGACACCTGGTGAAGCGGGTGATCGGCATCGAGGGCGACGTGATCGTGTGCTGTGACGACGAAGGTCGCCTCGAGGTCAACGGCAAGGCGTTGGACGAGTCGAGCTATCTCGGCCCCGACCCCGGTGCCTGCGACGCGCCGGTCGACGACTGGATCACCCAGCGCAAGACCGCGCTGGCCCGGCCGTGCTCGTGGACCGTCGGCCCGGTGCCGAAGAACAAGCTGTTCGTGCTGGGCGACAACCGCGGCCACTCCGCCGACTCGCGGGCCCACCTGTGCGGCCCCGACGAGGACCCGTGCACCGAGAGCCCGTGGGTCGACACCCGCCTGGTCGTCGGCAAGGTGTTCCTGCTGATCTGGCCGCAGGACCGCTGGCGCTGGATCGGACGACCCGAGACGTTCAAGAGCATCCCGGCCTCCCCGCCAGCCGACCTGGTGAAGCGCGCCGAGAAGCTCGCCGCCCGCTGACGGAGACGCGATGTCGATCCTGCCCAAGGGAGCCACGGTACGACGCGACGCCGGCATCTACGGCTACGAGCGCGCGCTGCGTCGCCACGGCCTCGAGCCCATCGCCGGGGTGGACGAGGCCGGCCGCGGTGCCTGCGCCGGACCGCTGGTGGCGGGCGCGGCGATCCTGCCCGGCGGCCGGGCGGGGATCATCCCGGGCCTGGCGGACTCCAAGCTGCTGACCGCGGCCGCCCGGGAGCGCTGCTACGAGGAGATCGTGCGCCGCGCCGTGGCCTGGTCGGTCGTCGTGGTCTCCCACGAGGAGTGCGACCGGCTCGGCATGCACGTGGCGAACATCGAAGCGCTGCGCCGGGCGGTCGCGAAGCTGGAGGTGCCGGCCGCCTACGTGCTCACCGACGGGTTCCCCGTCGACGGGCTCGGTGCGCCTGGGCTGGCGATCTGGAAGGGCGACCGGGTCGCGGCGTGCGTGGCGGCGGCGTCCGTGCTCGCCAAGGTCACCCGGGACCGGATCATGCTCGAGCTCGACACGCAGTGGCCGGCGTACGACTTCAAGACGCACAAGGGCTACATCACCGCCACCCACACCGCGGCGCTGGCCGAGCACGGGCCCTCACCGGTGCACCGGATGCGGTTCGTCAACGTGCGCCGTGCGGCCGGGCTGGAGCCGCTGGCCGAGATGGACGGCTAGAGTCGAGCCCGTGAGTGCCGAGGAGCTCGAGAAGTACGAGACCGAGCAGGAGCTGAACCTCTACCGGGAGTACCGGGACGTCGTCGGCATCTTCAAGTACGTCGTGGAGACGGACCGCAGGTTCTACCTGTGCAACACCGTCGACGTGAAGGCGCGCTCCGAGGGCGGTGACGTGTTCTTCGAGGTCACCATCGCCGACGCCTGGGTCTGGGACATGTACCGGCCCGCGCGGTTCGCCAAGAACGTCAAGGTGCTCACCTTCAAGGACGTCAACGTCGAGGAGCTCGCCGGCTCCGACCTCGAGCTGCCCAAGTCCTGACGCCGGGCGCTCCCGCGGCGTCGATCGCGGATCGCCGGGTCCCGGTGGCGGCCTGGTTCGAATGGACTACACGGACTACTCCGTCCGGGCAGAATGACCCGGGATCTGTTCCGCCGTCGTCGTGACGACCATTACTGTTCGACCCCGACGGTGCCGCTCGGGGGCAGGCATGGGGAAGTGATGGCGGGGAGGCCGGCCGAGATGAGTCGTGTGGGGCGCGGGGGACGTGCGCGCCGGGAGCGCGGCGCTGCGGCCGTGGAGTTCGCGCTGATCGTGCCGGTGTTGTTGATCCTGGTCTTCGGGATCATCGACTTCGGGTTCATGCTCAACGACCGGCAGGCGGTCAGTCAGGCTGCCGCGGAGGGAGCGCGTGCTGCGGCAGTCGCTGTAGGCGGGGACGAAGAACGAGAAGCGGCTGCAGCAAGTGCCGCACGCGACGCGCTCTGCCGTTCCGATGCCGACACGTGTGCCGTCGCAGTCGAGGCTTCTGTGGACCCGTGCACCAACGACGGAACGGCAGATTGCGCGACGGTGACGGTGAACCTGCCCTTCGAGGAGAAGATTCCGCTCCCGATCCCTGGCGGCGGCAAGTTCGTGTTCCCCAGGACGCTGTCCTACACCGCTGTGGCTCGGGTGAGCTGACTTGGCTCGCCGCTGGCATCCACGACGCAGGGACGACCGTGGCGTCACCGCCGTGCTGGTGGCGGTGATGATGAGCGGGGTCCTTCTCGTCTCTGCTGCGTTCACAGTCGACCTGGGGCAACAACGCGTGCTCCGCCGTGACATGCAGACCGTGGCCGACATCGCGGCTCTCGATCTGGCCTGGCTGCTCGAGAGCGACAAGCCGGTGCAAGAGCAAGATCCCGACGCTTTGACAACAGCGCTGAACAACAACCTGCGCCGCAACTCGGACTCCATAGGAATACCCTTGACGGTGAAGGAGTGTTTGGACAAAGGCAGAGGCGTCAGCGCCAGATCCGGAGTCTGCTGGGAGTTCGTCAAGCGAGCAGGTTCGTCCTGGCAGCCCGCAGAGGCAGCAGACGACATCGCAGAGGGAGTTCGCGTCTTCGCGAGGTCGGAGGTCGCCTTCGCCTTCGCAGGGGTGCTCGGGGACAACCGGTCGGGCTCGGCCCAGCGATCCGCCGTGGCGACGCGGTCCGACCCCTCGGTCTGCTTCGCCGTAGGGACCAAGACCCTCGCTCTCGACACCTCTGGCGGAGCGCTGAGTCCGCTCTTGGACTACATCCTCAGGGTGAAGCTCGATGCAGTGGGTTACGACGGATTGGTTGATCTCCGAAGTGTCTCGGTTCCCCTCGTGGACCTGATGGCGGAACTAAACGTCGGGTCCACCTCGGAGCTCGCTACGGCCGCTGTCGGTCTTGGTGACCTTCTCGTTGCCGCTGCGGACATCGTGGGGAGGGATTCTGTGGCCGCTGCGAACGTGCTTCGGGCCGTTCAGATCGGCGTCGAGGATGTCCGCGTCAGGATCGGCGACATCCTCGGTGTCGAATCGGGGGTGGACCTCAATGCCCTTGCTGCCACGATCAATGTGTTGGACCTCGTTAGTGCTGCAGTCGTAGCCGCAGGTATGGCGCAGGAAGGACCCGCGGGTTTGGCAATCGACGGCGAGGTCCTGGGTGTCGTTGGCGCCAAGGTTCGCATCACCGAACCCCCGAAGACCGTCTGCGGGCGTAAGGACGTACAGGCGCACTCTGCACAGATCGCAATCGACCTGGAGGTGGACCTGCCAGGCTCTGATCTGCCGGGCGGCCTGACCAGCGGACGCCTAGGCGTGAACCTTGAGATCGGCGAAGCGACGGCGCGACTCGATGCACTGGGGTGCAATCCGGATGCCGCAACCCTCCACGTGAGGACGGGTGCAGTCTCGCTCAAACCGGCTCCGCCATCTCACCTGAACCTCGAGGTCACCCCGGATCGATTCCTTGATGTGTTGGACCCGATCTTCTTGCTCCTCAACCTCGGGATCCCGCTGAAGTACCCGGCGGGGTTCCCCAACGGCGTCGGTGCACTGCTGAAGGCGACCCTCGGCGGGGTGCTGGGCCTTGCTGCCGTGCGGCTGGACGTCGCGCTCGGTCTGCTCGGGGTGGGGGTGGCTGAAGGATCGTATGAGGTGGACTTTCCAAGTTCTGAGGGGCTACCCGAGACGTTGATCGTGCCTGAAGACGGGGTGGGCGACGTGATCCGATTCGGTGCTCCGGTCGTCACCTTGAGCAACGGTCAGAACGCGCTCGTCAACGCGTTGGGAACCAACCTCTCCGCGGCGCTCAACGAGATCACGACCGGGCTTGTGGAGCCGTTGCTGACATCTGTTGTGAATCCGTTGCTGATCACGCTTCTGGACCCGGTTCTTGCTGCTATCGGAGCCAAGGTCGGCGTCGCCGAGGTATCGATGCACGATCGTCCCGTCTGCAACAACGTTCGCTTGGTGGAGTAACGCCGTCTGACCGCTGTCGTCCATCGCTTTGTGGACGGCGGTCGTCCTCCACAGAGCGCGACGTGGCCCACTGTCCGAATCGGTCCCGCGTCCCAGGCTGGTCCCATGGCGACGACAGCACAGGCACGGCAGGCCATCGGGGCGTACGGCGAAGAGGTGGCCGCACGTCACCTGAGCGGGCTCGGTCTCGCCGTGCTCGAACGCAACTGGCGGTGTGACGAGGGCGAGAT
This genomic window contains:
- a CDS encoding TadE family protein, yielding MEFALIVPVLLILVFGIIDFGFMLNDRQAVSQAAAEGARAAAVAVGGDEEREAAAASAARDALCRSDADTCAVAVEASVDPCTNDGTADCATVTVNLPFEEKIPLPIPGGGKFVFPRTLSYTAVARVS
- a CDS encoding Fic family protein — encoded protein: MSDVPPLRDWAPHTAEVRWWRQRTTRGPRVDRLVREVTVSRPPYIAEREYPMDRPLRAMTTASVGDLSHLDLVHGRTLKALNHLQLRTESVDSSKIENVDASLADYGRALLGSGANASATSMASATAALSRMIREADTTRKVSAEAMLRAHHDLFRTNPDEAHRAGRFRTTQNWVGGSDYSPRDALHVPPPPETVPDYLDDLFAFCNRDDLPPVVQAAIAHAQFESIHPFIDGNGRIGRTLIHAILRRRRSTRHLTVPIASALVTHRDSYFAALNDYRAGNASTIVAMMATAIRIATAESWTAATNLLATRERWGGALPEARPGSAVFRLLDLLTEQPILNVELVERSVGLGADEAEEAIETVAAAKILTRVRRTRKAPVWLATDVLHEVEELSTRIQDSARRLRD
- a CDS encoding DUF2469 domain-containing protein, which codes for MSAEELEKYETEQELNLYREYRDVVGIFKYVVETDRRFYLCNTVDVKARSEGGDVFFEVTIADAWVWDMYRPARFAKNVKVLTFKDVNVEELAGSDLELPKS
- a CDS encoding ribonuclease HII, coding for MSILPKGATVRRDAGIYGYERALRRHGLEPIAGVDEAGRGACAGPLVAGAAILPGGRAGIIPGLADSKLLTAAARERCYEEIVRRAVAWSVVVVSHEECDRLGMHVANIEALRRAVAKLEVPAAYVLTDGFPVDGLGAPGLAIWKGDRVAACVAAASVLAKVTRDRIMLELDTQWPAYDFKTHKGYITATHTAALAEHGPSPVHRMRFVNVRRAAGLEPLAEMDG
- the trmD gene encoding tRNA (guanosine(37)-N1)-methyltransferase TrmD, with the translated sequence MSAPAAAMRLDYVTIFPDFFAPLALSLPGKAAAKGLVAFGVHDLRSFTHDRHRTVDDTPYGGGAGMVMKPEPWGEAFDALLPADTHADADAGRPTVVFTTPSGEPFDQALAAELATREHLVFACGRYEGIDQRVIDHARERAEVREISLGDYVLNGGEVAALAITEAVVRLLPGFMGNAESLVEESHSAETGGLLEYPVYTKPPTWRGREVPEVLRSGDHGKVARWRHEQAVRRTAERRPDLLAPSVLDDGTPIVRAVPADAAELLVLQRACWVQEALANDSLDIPALHESLDDVRAWLTEWDTWVVRRAGRLVAAVRGRLEGEDTWDIGRIMVAPDLQGSGLGRVLLEHIQQVAPASVTSYVLFTGAGSVRNQRMYRKAGFRLRPNLPAPAGAVVLTKTVHRPDTRRTNL
- the lepB gene encoding signal peptidase I, whose translation is MTHHDADDDAGIPAGDPAGGPGRSSGSDGSGSGSEPVEKAASGRPGRKAKERKHLPVWQESLLLLAVALALAVLIKALFVQAFYIPSESMEPGLVKDDRILVEKVSYWFGKTPERGDVVVFEDPGQWLGPADLDAPTGIANLLSKVGLYPTGGHLVKRVIGIEGDVIVCCDDEGRLEVNGKALDESSYLGPDPGACDAPVDDWITQRKTALARPCSWTVGPVPKNKLFVLGDNRGHSADSRAHLCGPDEDPCTESPWVDTRLVVGKVFLLIWPQDRWRWIGRPETFKSIPASPPADLVKRAEKLAAR
- the rplS gene encoding 50S ribosomal protein L19, giving the protein MSKPSPALVTELGNAAKRDDVPDFRAGDTIKVHVKVVEGNRSRVQIFQGVVIRVHGSGVGRTFTVRKVSFGVGVERTFPLHSPIFEKIEIVTRGDVRRAKLYYLRNLRGKAAKIKERREA
- a CDS encoding ammonium transporter; this translates as MSVDLSWQLICAALVLFMTPGLAFFYGGLVKQKSVVSMMMLSFGSIAVVALLYVLIGGTGITDGTTGGWKLFGNPFADPGMSDLMTGVGGGEAENAFGAHAFLVAFCIITVALVSGAVADRARFWPWMLFAALFTIFVVFPSFRWIWGLDSNGDANGWLATDVWGLGVGALDWAGGTVIHQSAGAAALALALVLGQRKVGFSKEESQPHNVPLVLIGAAILWFGWYGFNTGVYGADEGQTSLIFFNTLIAPAAALLGWIVVESIREGKATAVGAASGIVTGLVAITPACAFLTPVWALVLGLVAGAVCALAVDLKFKLGFDDTLDVVGIHLVAGFIGCLWVGIFGAEALTGGSLVFGGEIKLFLAQLLSSLTVIAFSFIVSFVFATIIQKTIGFRAKEEDEVAGIDLVLHGSGYALN